A single window of Microbispora hainanensis DNA harbors:
- a CDS encoding DUF5997 family protein, with product MSSSKPKTIQTMKPATAAKKLGVLLSATPAEFQEGVVSRDELNELQAKPPAWLVDLRRNGPHPKQVIASKLRISISGLIRGGITGPLTTAEIEALKEENPPWLERERAIQAEVRKEALRLKQR from the coding sequence ATGAGCTCGTCCAAGCCGAAGACCATCCAGACGATGAAGCCCGCCACGGCGGCCAAGAAGCTGGGTGTGCTCCTCTCGGCCACTCCCGCCGAGTTCCAGGAGGGTGTCGTCTCCCGCGACGAGCTGAACGAGCTGCAGGCCAAGCCGCCCGCCTGGCTCGTCGACCTGCGCCGCAACGGCCCGCACCCCAAGCAGGTCATCGCCTCGAAGCTGAGGATCTCCATCTCCGGCCTGATCCGCGGGGGCATCACCGGCCCGCTCACCACGGCCGAGATCGAGGCGCTGAAAGAGGAGAACCCGCCGTGGCTGGAGCGCGAGCGGGCCATCCAGGCCGAGGTCCGCAAGGAAGCGCTCCGCCTCAAGCAGCGCTAG